The window GTCATGTTCTCCATCGGCCCCAACAACGAGCTCGGCGGCCCGAACGACACGCCCTGCCACTTCGACATCCCGATGCGCGGCAATTCCCTTTACCTCGACGACGAACTGATCGTCGACAACGGTGAGCTGACCGTCGCCGAGATGCGTCCGGCGGCCCGACGATGAGCGACCACCACATCGGGATGATCGTCCCCAGCTCGAACCTCACGATGGAGACCGAGCTGCCGCGGATGCTGCGGGCCAGGGAGGAGTCCGAGCCGGCGGACCGGTTCGTCTTCCATTCCGCGCGGGCCAGGATGCGCCACGTCGAACCCGAACAGTTGCGGGCGATGAACGCCCAGGCCGGACGCGCGGCGGCCGAACTCGCCGACGCCAAGCCCGACGTGGTCGCCACCGCGTGCCTGGTGGCGATCATGGCCCAGGGGCCCGGCTACCACTGCACCGCCGAGGACGACATCACGCGCGTGCTGCGCGAAGAAGGTTGCGAGTCGCCGGTCGTCTCCAGTGCCGGTGCGCTGCTGTCCGGGCTCGGCGCGCTCGGCGCCCGCAAGGTCGCGATCATCACGCCGTACATGAAGCCGTTGACCAAGGCGGTGGCGGACTACATCGAGGACGCCGGGTTCGAGGTCGCCGACGCGCTTTCCCTCGAGGTCCCCGACAATCTCGCCGTCGCCCGGCTCGACCCGGCGGGAC of the Amycolatopsis lurida genome contains:
- a CDS encoding maleate cis-trans isomerase family protein; this translates as MSDHHIGMIVPSSNLTMETELPRMLRAREESEPADRFVFHSARARMRHVEPEQLRAMNAQAGRAAAELADAKPDVVATACLVAIMAQGPGYHCTAEDDITRVLREEGCESPVVSSAGALLSGLGALGARKVAIITPYMKPLTKAVADYIEDAGFEVADALSLEVPDNLAVARLDPAGLREHHRRLNLSDVDALVLSACVQMPSLSAIQPVEDEIGIPVLSAATATTYRILSELGVEPRVPGAGSLLKGAKARTKTGGGHGRESVV